From the Chloroflexia bacterium SDU3-3 genome, one window contains:
- a CDS encoding polymerase — protein MADTLRTNRLAQNLLIAVAAIVVGLLAGALVVFAPFWLGFALLIALALGYALLRSTNFGLAGALCIAIVLPFGTLPFKAVVTPQLLELVLLALMGVWLLRLMVTPEATLQLSPLGLPVIGFLGLTLFSFILGSNGSPDSLLLHNYFKFVLAVLFFFSITNCVRSIGQAQFVLRCLIILGVVAALIGLVLFALPNDLSERLLVALGRFGYPTEGRVLRFVNDDIYGVERAIGLGVDPNSFGGMLSLVGAIAATQAVAERPTLPRWASILAALLIAGVTFLTQSRGALGGLVVGVAFVAVVRYRRLLWPMLGAALAGVVLYTAFGIGSSFVTRVVEGLQFRDLANQMRLAEFRNALAVIQAYPVFGIGFGSAPELDLVAGVSSIYLAMGQRIGLVGLGAFLVVVAIWFRHVHRASQAAFRRQDVAIGGWLLALEAGVVAALAVGVLDHYFFNIEFSHMATLLWGTIGLGMALESMSAEN, from the coding sequence ATCGCCGATACGCTACGGACAAATCGACTCGCGCAGAATCTGCTGATCGCCGTTGCCGCCATCGTGGTGGGGCTGCTGGCGGGCGCGCTGGTGGTCTTTGCCCCGTTCTGGCTTGGGTTTGCCCTTCTCATCGCGCTGGCGCTGGGCTACGCGCTGCTGCGCAGCACCAACTTTGGCCTGGCAGGCGCGCTGTGCATCGCGATCGTGCTGCCTTTTGGCACCCTGCCCTTCAAGGCGGTGGTCACCCCGCAGCTGCTGGAGCTGGTGCTGCTGGCGCTGATGGGCGTGTGGCTGCTGCGCCTGATGGTGACGCCTGAGGCGACCCTGCAGCTTTCCCCACTTGGGCTGCCGGTGATCGGCTTCTTGGGCCTGACGCTCTTCTCATTTATCCTTGGGTCGAACGGAAGCCCGGACTCGCTGCTGCTGCATAACTACTTTAAGTTTGTGCTGGCGGTGCTCTTTTTTTTCAGCATCACCAACTGTGTGCGCAGCATCGGGCAGGCTCAGTTTGTGCTGCGCTGCCTGATCATCCTCGGCGTGGTGGCGGCGCTGATCGGCCTGGTGCTGTTCGCGCTGCCCAACGATCTCTCCGAGCGGCTGCTGGTCGCGCTTGGCCGCTTCGGCTACCCGACCGAAGGGCGTGTGCTGCGCTTCGTGAACGATGATATCTATGGGGTCGAGCGGGCGATCGGCCTGGGCGTCGACCCCAACAGCTTTGGGGGCATGCTGTCGCTGGTGGGGGCTATCGCGGCCACCCAGGCGGTGGCCGAGCGCCCCACGCTGCCGCGCTGGGCCAGCATCCTGGCCGCGCTGCTGATCGCGGGGGTGACGTTCCTCACGCAGTCGCGCGGGGCGCTGGGCGGCCTGGTGGTGGGCGTGGCGTTTGTGGCGGTGGTGCGCTACCGTCGGCTGCTGTGGCCGATGCTGGGCGCGGCGCTGGCGGGCGTGGTGCTCTACACGGCCTTCGGCATTGGCAGCTCGTTTGTCACCCGCGTGGTCGAGGGCCTGCAGTTCCGCGATCTGGCCAACCAGATGCGGCTGGCCGAGTTTCGCAATGCTCTTGCGGTCATCCAGGCCTACCCGGTGTTTGGCATCGGCTTCGGCAGCGCCCCCGAGCTTGATCTGGTGGCCGGGGTCTCCAGCATCTACCTGGCCATGGGCCAGCGGATCGGCCTGGTGGGCCTGGGCGCATTTCTTGTGGTTGTGGCCATCTGGTTTCGCCATGTGCACCGCGCGAGCCAGGCGGCGTTTCGTCGGCAGGATGTTGCGATCGGCGGATGGCTGCTGGCGCTTGAGGCCGGTGTGGTCGCCGCGCTGGCCGTGGGCGTGCTAGACCATTATTTCTTTAATATTGAGTTTAGCCATATGGCGACGCTGCTCTGGGGGACGATTGGTCTGGGGATGGCACTCGAATCGATGAGTGCAGAGAATTAA
- a CDS encoding GAF domain-containing protein has product MVETKQPSGETHPQIYRRWLSVMYAAFALALLLLATIQRSELFVGVQSSLVLLVILIIATVFTAVRVGRGRALHISTVVLLAVDALAALGLVAATGGYDSSLWVGLLLVSTAAPLLLPERWAAGMLIAVWLSYGLFLFGVPREMLSEMLLAYLLRVVGIALIALVLHRALSSEETLRLRAERREHVLHEFLELSARIRVSNGSDAILEEVARTVQSGGDFNCVTLNRIDSAADTFTVVVAYGASGRRLTSVEGLSFPWDQFSAQLCEPNRVGTAAYRLETLPFRSLHDEQHLVLPIISQKGIEGMLTVSNSADQQAVLDESQLLLELLANQASAVIDNSSLYANLEQRVADATVTITQSREDLAAARDRAETLYQIVRTLARTLDEREVITESFTLVREAIHADWGGILLLEPNTGHLAIRTGCEGLRGPVFERLQEMCGLVIAQRRVLVVDDTRQDVRWPSGGDENTTALLLVPMVLDTEPLGALVLGSRTPGAFSADHAQLALAASGQIAVAFSKAQLYRYTSEQSEQLSHTLLLREAEISKNQALLHSIGEGVVLCDRLDRITMINPAAEDMLAIKAEAFQGRRLSELPGVLQGPSDDKQSGYEQLSIGSHTLRAHFTPVLSSMGEQLGTVVVYHDITREVMTDKLKSTFLATASHELRTPLTSIRGYVDLLLLGTIGPLTQPQRDFLKVVKHNVGQLVDLIDDILDVSKVEAGEVRLRRAMIDPGELIYEVAESLYTGFAEKSIALALDVAPDLPMVMADRQRIRQVVVNLLGNACKYTPEGGKVDVLAYVHNEEFRVDVRDTGVGIASEAQPYIFTPFFRADNPLRDAAGGTGLGLSITKTLVELHGGRIWFESNEGAGSVFSFSLPLQGYEWSQPEWLEEQV; this is encoded by the coding sequence ATGGTTGAGACCAAACAACCAAGTGGTGAGACACACCCACAGATCTACCGCCGTTGGCTCAGTGTGATGTATGCGGCCTTTGCGCTGGCGCTCTTGCTGCTTGCCACGATCCAGCGCTCAGAGCTGTTTGTAGGCGTTCAAAGTTCGCTCGTTCTTCTCGTCATTCTTATCATCGCGACGGTCTTCACCGCTGTGCGGGTGGGCCGAGGGCGCGCGCTACACATCTCCACCGTGGTGCTGCTTGCGGTCGACGCCCTTGCGGCGCTCGGCCTCGTCGCGGCCACCGGGGGCTACGACTCGAGCCTGTGGGTTGGTCTGCTGCTGGTCTCTACCGCCGCCCCGCTGCTGCTGCCCGAGCGCTGGGCCGCCGGCATGCTGATCGCGGTGTGGCTGAGCTATGGTCTCTTCCTCTTCGGCGTGCCGCGCGAGATGCTCTCGGAGATGCTGCTGGCCTACCTGCTGCGCGTGGTGGGCATCGCGCTGATCGCGCTGGTGCTGCACCGCGCCCTGTCGTCGGAGGAGACCCTGCGGCTGCGGGCCGAGCGGCGCGAGCACGTGCTGCACGAGTTTCTGGAGCTGTCGGCGCGCATCCGCGTGTCGAATGGCTCGGATGCCATCCTGGAGGAGGTGGCACGCACCGTGCAGTCCGGTGGCGATTTTAACTGCGTGACGCTGAACCGGATCGACTCTGCCGCCGACACCTTCACGGTAGTGGTGGCCTATGGTGCCAGCGGGCGGCGGCTTACCTCGGTCGAGGGCCTCTCGTTCCCGTGGGACCAGTTCTCGGCCCAGCTGTGCGAGCCAAACCGCGTGGGCACCGCCGCCTATCGGCTTGAGACCCTGCCCTTCCGCTCGCTGCACGATGAGCAGCACCTAGTGCTGCCGATCATCAGCCAGAAGGGCATCGAGGGCATGCTCACCGTCTCGAACAGCGCCGATCAGCAGGCGGTGCTCGACGAGTCGCAGCTGCTGCTGGAGCTGCTGGCCAACCAGGCCTCGGCGGTGATCGATAACAGCAGCCTCTACGCCAACCTTGAGCAGCGCGTGGCCGACGCCACCGTGACGATCACGCAGAGCCGTGAGGATCTGGCCGCCGCGCGCGACCGCGCCGAGACGCTGTACCAGATCGTGCGCACCCTGGCCCGCACGCTGGACGAGCGCGAGGTGATCACCGAGTCGTTCACGCTGGTGCGCGAGGCCATCCACGCCGACTGGGGCGGCATCCTGCTGCTAGAGCCGAACACCGGGCATCTGGCCATCCGCACCGGCTGCGAGGGCCTGCGCGGGCCGGTGTTCGAGCGCCTGCAGGAGATGTGCGGCCTCGTGATCGCGCAGCGCCGCGTGCTGGTGGTGGATGATACGCGCCAGGACGTGCGCTGGCCGAGCGGCGGCGATGAGAACACCACCGCCCTGCTGCTGGTGCCCATGGTGCTCGACACCGAGCCGCTGGGCGCGCTGGTGCTTGGCTCGCGCACCCCAGGTGCGTTTAGCGCCGACCACGCCCAGCTGGCGCTGGCCGCCAGCGGCCAGATTGCGGTGGCCTTCTCGAAGGCGCAGCTCTACCGCTACACCAGCGAGCAGAGCGAGCAGCTGAGCCACACCCTGCTGCTGCGCGAGGCCGAGATCAGCAAGAATCAGGCGCTGCTGCACTCGATCGGCGAGGGCGTGGTGCTGTGCGACCGCCTCGATCGTATCACCATGATCAACCCCGCCGCCGAGGATATGCTGGCGATCAAGGCCGAAGCCTTCCAGGGCCGCCGCCTCAGCGAGCTTCCTGGCGTGCTGCAGGGGCCGAGCGACGATAAGCAGAGCGGCTACGAGCAGCTCTCGATCGGTAGCCACACCCTGCGCGCCCACTTCACGCCGGTGCTCTCCTCCATGGGCGAGCAGCTGGGCACCGTGGTGGTCTACCACGACATCACCCGCGAGGTGATGACCGACAAGCTCAAGAGCACCTTCCTGGCCACCGCCTCGCACGAGCTGCGCACGCCGCTCACATCCATCCGCGGCTACGTCGATCTGCTGCTGCTGGGCACGATTGGCCCGCTCACCCAGCCGCAGCGCGACTTCCTCAAGGTGGTGAAGCACAACGTCGGCCAGCTAGTCGATCTGATCGACGACATCCTGGATGTCTCGAAGGTGGAGGCGGGCGAGGTGCGGCTGCGGCGGGCCATGATCGACCCAGGCGAGCTGATCTACGAGGTGGCCGAGTCGCTGTACACTGGCTTCGCCGAGAAGTCGATCGCGCTGGCGCTGGATGTCGCGCCCGACCTGCCGATGGTGATGGCCGACCGCCAGCGCATCCGGCAGGTGGTGGTGAACCTGCTGGGCAACGCCTGCAAGTACACCCCCGAGGGCGGCAAGGTGGATGTGCTGGCCTACGTGCACAACGAAGAGTTCCGGGTGGATGTGCGCGACACCGGCGTGGGCATCGCCAGCGAGGCGCAGCCCTACATCTTCACCCCGTTCTTCCGCGCCGACAACCCGCTGCGCGATGCGGCGGGCGGCACCGGCCTGGGTCTGAGCATCACCAAGACGCTGGTAGAGCTGCACGGCGGGCGGATCTGGTTCGAGAGCAACGAGGGTGCTGGCTCGGTCTTCTCGTTCTCGCTGCCGCTGCAGGGCTACGAGTGGTCGCAGCCCGAGTGGCTGGAGGAGCAAGTCTAG
- the uvrA gene encoding excinuclease ABC subunit UvrA, translating to MSDDAIVVHGAREHNLKNIDIRIPKRKLVVITGLSGSGKSTLAFDTIFAEGQRRYVESLSAYARQFLGQLNKPDVDAIEGLSPAIAIDQKSGSRSPRSTVGTVTEIYDFLRLLFARVGEPHCPICGRKLARQTAQQIIDALLGMPDGTRLLVLAPLVRQQKGEHAQVLENARRQGFVRVRVDGEVRELDEPIALDRQKPHTIEAVVDRLIIRHADPTAPVGDHPDRTRVADSVETALKLGGGALSAQVVGGAEQTFSEQYACPVHGSVNLPPMEPRAFSFNNPQGACPTCDGLGIASEFDPALVIPNREISLAGGAIAPWQAAPKAQRRYYDDLVRSLAEHMGFSPAAPVSALAPEQLDALLHGTAAPILLRYQLRGEQHESAAPFEGVIPSLRRRLAEASDDERSQLEPYMTPRTCPACGGARLRPEVLAVTVAGSTIAQVATMPIDQALGWARALQQGDGLGSARQRTIAAPILREILGRLAFLLDVGLVYLTLDRGATTLSGGESQRIRLATQIGAGLSGVLYVLDEPSIGLHPRDTQRLLATLLRLRDLGNSVLVVEHDETIIRAADVLVDIGPGAGEHGGRLVACGSVAEVEQNADSITGQFLSGRRKIATPRTRRGGSGAWLQIQGARGHNLKGIDARLPLGTFIAVTGVSGSGKSTLVNDTLYPRLAQELYGAKQRPAEHDAIMGIEQLDKVIDIDQAPLGRTPRSNPATYTKVFDPIRQLFAQTPEAKARGYDASRFSFNVKGGRCEHCHGEGLIQVEMQFLPDLYVPCEVCGGARYNRETLDIRYRGRTIAEVLDMTVDEAAAFFERHPQIAEKLLALRDVGLGYVRLGQSATTLSGGEAQRIKLAAELGRRATGRTLYILDEPTTGLHIADIERLIQILQRLVDAGNTVLVIEHDLDVIKTADYILDLGPEGGDQGGQIVAAGTPEQVAQVPESHTGRWLRSVL from the coding sequence ATGTCTGATGATGCCATCGTCGTCCATGGCGCGCGCGAGCACAACCTCAAAAACATCGACATCCGCATCCCCAAGCGCAAACTGGTCGTGATCACCGGGCTGTCGGGGTCGGGGAAATCGACCCTGGCCTTCGATACGATCTTCGCCGAGGGCCAGCGCCGCTATGTCGAGTCGCTCTCGGCCTATGCGCGCCAGTTTCTGGGCCAGCTGAACAAGCCCGACGTCGACGCGATCGAGGGCCTCTCGCCAGCCATCGCCATCGACCAGAAGAGCGGCAGCCGCAGCCCGCGCTCGACGGTGGGCACCGTCACCGAGATCTACGACTTCCTGCGGCTGCTCTTCGCCCGCGTCGGCGAGCCGCACTGCCCGATCTGCGGCAGGAAGCTAGCGCGGCAGACCGCCCAGCAGATCATCGACGCGCTGCTGGGCATGCCCGACGGCACGCGGCTGCTGGTGCTGGCCCCGCTGGTGCGCCAGCAGAAGGGCGAGCACGCCCAGGTGCTAGAAAATGCCCGCAGGCAGGGGTTCGTGCGCGTGCGCGTGGATGGCGAGGTGCGCGAGCTAGATGAGCCGATCGCGCTGGATCGGCAGAAGCCGCACACGATCGAGGCCGTAGTCGACCGCCTGATCATACGCCACGCCGACCCGACCGCGCCCGTTGGCGATCACCCCGACCGCACGCGCGTGGCCGACTCGGTGGAAACCGCGCTCAAGCTCGGCGGGGGCGCGCTGTCGGCGCAGGTGGTCGGCGGGGCCGAGCAGACCTTCTCCGAGCAGTACGCCTGCCCGGTGCATGGCTCGGTCAACCTGCCGCCCATGGAGCCGCGCGCCTTCTCGTTCAACAATCCGCAGGGCGCATGCCCCACCTGCGACGGGCTGGGCATCGCCAGCGAGTTCGACCCCGCGCTGGTGATCCCCAACCGCGAGATCAGCCTGGCGGGCGGCGCGATCGCGCCCTGGCAGGCCGCACCCAAAGCCCAGCGCCGCTACTACGACGACCTAGTGCGCTCGCTGGCCGAGCACATGGGCTTCTCCCCCGCCGCGCCGGTGAGCGCGCTGGCCCCCGAGCAGCTCGACGCGCTGCTGCACGGCACCGCCGCGCCCATCCTGCTGCGCTACCAGCTGCGCGGCGAGCAGCACGAGTCCGCCGCCCCGTTCGAGGGGGTCATCCCCAGCCTGCGCCGCCGCCTGGCCGAGGCCAGCGACGACGAGCGCAGCCAGCTGGAGCCGTACATGACGCCGCGCACCTGCCCCGCGTGCGGCGGCGCACGGCTGCGCCCCGAGGTGCTGGCGGTGACCGTGGCGGGCAGCACGATCGCGCAGGTCGCGACCATGCCGATCGATCAGGCGCTGGGCTGGGCCAGGGCGCTGCAGCAGGGCGACGGGCTGGGGTCGGCCCGCCAGCGCACCATCGCCGCGCCGATCCTGCGCGAGATCCTGGGGCGGCTGGCCTTCCTGCTGGATGTCGGGCTGGTCTACCTGACGCTCGACCGTGGAGCGACCACGCTCTCGGGCGGCGAGTCGCAGCGCATCCGGCTGGCCACCCAGATCGGCGCGGGGCTATCGGGCGTGCTCTACGTGCTCGACGAGCCGTCGATCGGGCTGCACCCGCGCGACACCCAGCGGCTGCTGGCGACGCTGCTGCGGCTGCGCGACCTGGGCAACAGCGTGCTGGTGGTCGAGCACGACGAGACGATCATCCGCGCCGCCGATGTGCTAGTGGATATCGGGCCGGGGGCAGGCGAGCACGGCGGCAGGCTGGTAGCCTGCGGCAGCGTGGCCGAGGTCGAGCAAAACGCCGACTCGATCACGGGCCAGTTCCTCAGCGGCAGGCGCAAGATCGCCACCCCGCGCACCCGGCGCGGCGGCAGCGGCGCGTGGCTGCAGATCCAGGGCGCACGCGGCCACAACCTCAAGGGTATCGACGCGCGGCTGCCGCTGGGCACATTCATCGCGGTGACAGGGGTCAGCGGCTCAGGCAAATCGACCCTGGTCAACGACACGCTGTACCCACGGCTCGCCCAAGAGCTGTACGGGGCCAAGCAGCGCCCCGCCGAGCACGACGCGATCATGGGCATCGAGCAGCTCGACAAGGTCATCGACATCGACCAGGCACCGCTTGGCCGCACGCCACGATCCAACCCGGCCACCTACACCAAGGTCTTCGACCCCATCCGCCAGCTGTTCGCGCAGACGCCCGAGGCCAAGGCGCGCGGCTACGACGCCAGCCGCTTCTCGTTCAACGTGAAGGGCGGGCGCTGCGAGCACTGCCACGGCGAGGGCCTCATCCAAGTCGAGATGCAGTTTCTGCCCGACCTCTACGTGCCCTGCGAGGTCTGCGGCGGCGCGCGCTACAACCGCGAGACGCTCGACATCCGCTACCGAGGGCGCACCATCGCCGAGGTGCTGGACATGACCGTCGACGAGGCGGCGGCGTTTTTCGAGCGCCACCCCCAGATCGCCGAGAAGCTGCTGGCCCTGCGCGATGTGGGGCTGGGCTACGTGCGGCTGGGCCAGTCGGCCACCACGCTCTCGGGCGGCGAGGCCCAGCGCATCAAGCTGGCCGCCGAGCTTGGTCGACGCGCCACCGGGCGCACGCTCTACATCCTGGACGAGCCAACCACGGGGCTGCACATCGCCGACATCGAGCGGCTCATCCAGATCCTGCAGCGCCTGGTGGATGCGGGCAACACCGTGCTGGTGATCGAGCACGACCTCGATGTGATCAAGACCGCCGACTACATCCTTGACCTAGGGCCTGAGGGCGGCGACCAGGGCGGCCAGATCGTGGCCGCAGGCACCCCCGAGCAGGTGGCGCAGGTGCCCGAGTCACACACCGGGCGCTGGCTGCGCAGCGTGCTCTAG
- the recF gene encoding DNA replication/repair protein RecF, producing the protein MHVTHLNLSDFRNYARLDLALEPGITLFYGPNAAGKTTILEALFYLATTRSPRAGADREIVRWDAAGDIGVPPFARMLCEVQRRDGGVRLEVLVQRRADDEGQLTNTSIKTVRVDRKAVRAFDLVGNLRVVLFTPADLVLVSGGPSERRRYLDITLSQLDGRYVRTLSHYNKIVQQRNSLLRSWREGRRSYRASDDELAFWDRELALAGAYVLHERLQAVRHLNTLIGPLFCQISAGQQPLAATYQSSVPLPEGADERQIERAFSAHLQRIREDEVGRGQTLVGPHRDDLQLQVGSISIGTYGSRGQQRAATLALKLGEAELMRERSGESPVLLLDDLLSELDAERRLHLLATILRPDQQTLITATGTGDFDASFLSHARTIRVEQGRLYPSS; encoded by the coding sequence ATGCACGTCACCCACCTCAACCTATCGGACTTCCGCAACTACGCCCGTCTCGATCTGGCGCTGGAGCCAGGGATCACGCTATTCTACGGCCCAAACGCCGCTGGCAAGACCACCATCCTGGAGGCGCTGTTCTACCTGGCCACCACGCGCTCGCCGCGCGCCGGGGCCGACCGCGAGATCGTGCGCTGGGACGCCGCAGGCGACATCGGCGTGCCACCCTTCGCACGCATGCTCTGCGAGGTGCAGCGCCGCGACGGCGGGGTGCGGCTGGAGGTGCTGGTGCAGCGCCGCGCCGACGACGAGGGCCAGCTGACCAACACCTCGATCAAGACGGTGCGCGTCGACCGTAAGGCGGTGCGCGCATTCGATCTGGTGGGCAACCTGCGCGTGGTGCTGTTCACACCCGCCGACCTAGTGCTGGTGTCAGGCGGGCCTTCCGAGCGCCGCCGCTACCTCGACATCACGCTCTCGCAGCTGGATGGCCGCTATGTGCGCACGCTCTCGCACTACAACAAGATCGTGCAGCAGCGCAACTCGCTGCTGCGCTCGTGGCGCGAGGGCAGGCGGTCGTACCGCGCCAGCGACGACGAGCTGGCCTTCTGGGATCGCGAGCTGGCGCTGGCCGGGGCCTATGTGCTGCACGAGCGGCTGCAGGCCGTGCGCCACCTGAACACGCTGATCGGCCCGCTGTTCTGCCAGATCAGCGCGGGGCAGCAGCCGCTGGCCGCCACCTATCAGAGCAGCGTGCCACTGCCCGAGGGCGCCGACGAGCGCCAGATCGAGCGGGCCTTCAGCGCCCACCTGCAGCGCATCCGCGAGGACGAGGTGGGGCGCGGGCAGACCCTGGTGGGGCCACACCGCGACGATCTGCAGCTGCAGGTTGGGAGCATCAGCATCGGCACCTACGGCTCGCGCGGGCAGCAGCGCGCCGCCACGCTGGCGCTCAAACTGGGCGAGGCCGAGCTGATGCGCGAGCGCAGCGGCGAGTCGCCGGTGCTGCTGCTGGATGACCTGCTATCGGAGCTGGACGCCGAGCGGCGGCTGCACTTGCTGGCCACCATCCTGCGCCCCGACCAGCAGACCCTGATCACCGCCACGGGCACTGGCGACTTCGACGCCAGCTTTCTGAGCCACGCGCGCACCATCCGCGTCGAGCAGGGCAGGCTGTACCCCTCATCATAG
- a CDS encoding type 2 isopentenyl-diphosphate Delta-isomerase: MEQEDTISRKRDHVRIVLDQDVQAKGITTGFASYRLPHEALPDLDLAEIDTSTTFLGKPIRAPLLISSMTGGATDVASINMALAEAAELLGVPMGVGSQRAAIHEQRLAFTYQVRRLAPSIPLLANLGAVQLNYGYGVAECQRAVDMIEADALILHLNPLQEAVQPEGNTNFKGLLHKIEQICRHVSVPVIVKEVGNGIGPKTARRLVDVGVQVIDVAGAGGTSWSEVERFRQKSDAGATVATAFAGWGIPTTEAIRQVRAALPSIPLIGSGGIRNGVDVAKAIALGADLCGTAKPALAAVSQGSSADSEGAIAVLAGFIQELRIAMFCAGCGDIAALRSLQLEQAA, from the coding sequence ATGGAGCAAGAAGACACCATCAGCCGCAAGCGCGACCATGTGCGTATCGTGCTCGATCAGGACGTGCAGGCCAAGGGGATCACCACCGGCTTCGCTTCCTACCGGCTACCCCACGAGGCGCTGCCCGACCTCGACCTCGCCGAGATCGACACCAGCACCACATTTCTGGGCAAGCCCATCCGCGCGCCGCTGCTGATCAGCTCGATGACCGGCGGCGCTACCGATGTGGCCAGCATCAACATGGCGCTGGCCGAGGCCGCCGAGCTGCTGGGCGTGCCCATGGGCGTCGGCTCGCAGCGGGCCGCCATCCACGAGCAGCGGCTGGCCTTCACCTACCAGGTGCGCAGGCTGGCCCCCAGCATCCCGCTGCTGGCCAACCTCGGCGCGGTGCAGCTGAACTACGGCTACGGCGTGGCCGAGTGCCAGCGCGCAGTAGACATGATCGAGGCCGACGCGCTGATCCTGCACCTCAACCCCCTGCAGGAGGCGGTGCAGCCCGAGGGCAACACCAACTTCAAGGGCCTGCTGCACAAGATCGAGCAGATCTGCCGCCACGTGAGCGTGCCGGTGATCGTGAAAGAGGTGGGCAACGGCATCGGGCCGAAGACGGCGCGGCGGCTGGTGGATGTGGGCGTGCAGGTGATCGATGTGGCCGGGGCGGGCGGCACCAGCTGGAGCGAGGTCGAGCGGTTCCGCCAGAAGAGCGACGCTGGCGCGACCGTGGCCACCGCCTTCGCGGGCTGGGGTATCCCCACCACCGAGGCCATCCGCCAGGTGCGCGCCGCGCTGCCCAGCATCCCGCTGATCGGCTCGGGCGGCATCCGCAACGGCGTGGATGTGGCCAAGGCCATCGCGCTGGGCGCGGATCTGTGCGGCACCGCCAAGCCCGCCCTGGCCGCCGTGAGCCAGGGCAGCAGCGCCGACTCCGAGGGCGCGATCGCCGTGCTCGCGGGCTTCATCCAAGAGCTGCGGATCGCCATGTTCTGCGCTGGCTGCGGCGATATCGCCGCGCTGCGCTCGCTTCAGCTGGAGCAGGCCGCCTAG
- a CDS encoding peptidylprolyl isomerase, with amino-acid sequence MTKSSAPKNASPSLGAILSALIVVAVFVVLGFVLVNSRGGTAATPTTVASDATAVAAADATAAPAPGDNQIDPAVAARNDKYASSGAPAMSIDPKKTYIATITTPRGDIEVKLRPDIAPETVNNFVFLARDGYYDGVTWHRVLPNFMAQTGDPTGTGAGGPGYTIKDEFSPSISFDKPGFLAMAKTSAPNSAGSQFFITTAPATWLDGGYTIFGEVTKGQEIVDAIPLRNPDENPTTLGEKLIKITISES; translated from the coding sequence GTGACAAAATCATCCGCACCGAAGAATGCTAGTCCGTCGCTTGGCGCGATCCTCTCTGCGCTGATCGTGGTGGCGGTGTTTGTGGTCCTTGGCTTCGTGCTCGTCAACTCGCGCGGCGGCACGGCGGCCACCCCCACGACGGTGGCCAGCGATGCCACCGCCGTGGCCGCAGCCGACGCCACTGCCGCGCCCGCCCCAGGCGATAACCAGATCGACCCGGCGGTGGCGGCCCGCAACGACAAGTATGCTAGCAGCGGCGCTCCGGCGATGTCGATCGACCCCAAGAAGACCTACATCGCCACGATCACCACCCCGCGCGGCGATATCGAGGTGAAGCTGCGCCCCGACATCGCGCCCGAGACGGTGAACAACTTCGTGTTCCTGGCCCGCGATGGCTACTACGACGGCGTCACCTGGCACCGCGTGCTCCCGAACTTCATGGCCCAGACCGGCGACCCCACCGGCACCGGCGCTGGCGGCCCTGGCTACACCATCAAGGACGAGTTCTCGCCCAGCATCTCGTTCGACAAGCCGGGCTTCCTGGCCATGGCCAAAACCAGCGCGCCGAACTCGGCTGGCTCGCAGTTCTTTATCACCACCGCCCCGGCCACCTGGCTGGATGGCGGCTACACCATTTTTGGCGAGGTGACGAAGGGCCAGGAGATCGTGGATGCCATCCCCCTGCGCAACCCGGATGAGAACCCCACCACGCTTGGCGAGAAGCTGATCAAGATCACGATCAGCGAGTCCTAG
- a CDS encoding winged helix-turn-helix transcriptional regulator, with protein MAKREIIPIVSAATRCCSADTSALPSPELAAQLSADFQMLAHPIRIQILTLLAQSDGQVCVCELEAALPVKQPTVSHHLRLLREAGFIDCERHGQWAYYFIKRDVMAAVRERVMAQLAALG; from the coding sequence ATGGCGAAGCGAGAGATCATCCCTATTGTTTCTGCGGCCACCCGCTGCTGCAGCGCGGATACCAGCGCGCTGCCCAGCCCCGAGCTAGCCGCGCAGCTGAGCGCCGATTTTCAGATGCTGGCGCACCCCATCCGCATCCAGATCCTCACGCTGCTGGCGCAGAGCGATGGCCAGGTGTGCGTCTGCGAGCTTGAGGCGGCGCTGCCCGTCAAGCAGCCCACGGTCTCGCACCACCTGCGGCTGCTGCGCGAGGCCGGCTTTATCGACTGCGAGCGCCACGGGCAGTGGGCCTACTACTTCATCAAGCGCGATGTGATGGCGGCAGTGCGCGAGCGCGTGATGGCCCAGCTGGCGGCGCTGGGGTAG
- a CDS encoding GNAT family N-acetyltransferase, with product MIQIDRACEADLPAIEALLVACGLPTDGLAAHLGGALVARAEGVVVGSAALELYGGEAALLRSVAVAPAWRAAGVARQLIVAVAQLASAHGVAQLYLLTTTAEGYFPRYGFTRVAREQVPAALAQSVEFTSACPLSATVMVGAVSPLL from the coding sequence ATGATTCAGATCGATCGGGCGTGCGAGGCCGATCTGCCCGCCATCGAGGCGCTGCTGGTGGCCTGCGGCCTGCCGACCGATGGCCTGGCCGCACACCTCGGCGGTGCGCTGGTGGCTAGGGCCGAGGGCGTGGTGGTGGGCAGCGCCGCCCTTGAGCTGTATGGGGGCGAGGCCGCGCTGCTGCGCTCGGTGGCGGTGGCCCCGGCGTGGCGCGCCGCCGGGGTGGCGCGGCAGCTGATCGTGGCGGTGGCCCAGCTGGCCAGCGCGCACGGCGTGGCCCAGCTGTACCTGCTCACCACCACCGCCGAGGGCTACTTTCCGCGCTATGGCTTCACCAGGGTCGCGCGCGAGCAGGTGCCCGCCGCGCTCGCGCAGTCGGTCGAGTTTACCTCGGCGTGCCCGCTCAGCGCCACGGTGATGGTAGGCGCGGTGTCGCCGCTGCTCTAA